The following are from one region of the Paenibacillus sp. KS-LC4 genome:
- a CDS encoding ABC transporter permease: MGVPLLRFLFRKMWNTRWLTFSALAGLTIAVAFATSIPMYADGALKRVVAASLKEKSTGLPAGSLLMRYQSPGGQTTNLSALTEVDRYIKEDVPNEIGFAYQHFVRSLSLRGADVVPEDPTKVDASRTRQMTLMSMTELEGKTEITQGSWFTDKVDKDGVMEAVMLEEAMYRNDVHIGDVFEYPIYSGLNLTLRVKVVGAVKPLNDTDPYWYQGLEGLMNTLQIHENVFLKTLLEQQKIPLNNASWYYAFDLSQVKTSQLSPLGRTLDRLNIELYQRLTDTKVEISFADTLIEFKRQSLQLQTLLFTLAAPMLAMVFYFIAMNARQSLDKQRSDIAVLRSRGAGTRQIIWIYLLEGLLLGAIALVCGPFLGWFMAKSIGSANGFLSFVNRSSIPVGFSTEAMIAGVAAVVLALLSTIIPAIIYARSSIVSYKRDLARSDRSPFWQRWFIDVLLLGAAGYGWYMFNQRQMLTFQTGLTTDQLNVQPFLFFVPALSIFAMGLFFLRLFPWLLKVFNWLGRKFLPVPLYLTLTQLSRSSKGYYPLMILLVLTLGLGVYNASAARTIDLNSTERTLYKFGTDVVIKTNWDGTPEIKYTGGNNGNGGGNGGSGGNGSGGGGSSGGGSGGAGGGSGGGGGGAQQPVPTRILYSEPPFELFRKMEGVEAAARVLQTKGNIVVSGRSIGQGTVMGIDNVDFSKVAWFRNDLFPTHPFTYLNYLGMYEQAALIPTGVAEKYQLKPGDTISVGFTDGKLDFVVVGILPYWPTQYPDQSPFVITNLDYIYDQLPIMPYEVWLKMKDGAKVAPILEELQRQDIDVATIKDVRNELIIQSKLPTRGGVFGILSLGFLVSVIVTLTGYVLYWFFNLSGRVVQFGVLRAMGLSRRQLTGMLMLEQLFTAGLSIGLGVLIGKLTSLLFLPFLQTAENATETVPPFRVVFEAKDTNQLFIVVAFMMITGALLLFLHIRRLRVHQAVKMGEER; encoded by the coding sequence ATGGGAGTGCCTCTATTGCGATTTTTGTTCCGCAAAATGTGGAACACCCGTTGGCTGACCTTTAGCGCCTTGGCGGGGCTGACGATTGCGGTTGCTTTTGCAACCAGCATCCCGATGTATGCGGATGGAGCGCTCAAGCGTGTAGTCGCTGCTTCACTCAAAGAGAAAAGCACCGGCTTGCCGGCAGGCTCGCTGCTGATGCGGTATCAGTCGCCAGGCGGCCAGACAACCAATCTTTCAGCCTTGACTGAGGTCGACCGATACATTAAAGAGGATGTACCGAATGAAATCGGGTTTGCTTATCAGCACTTTGTTCGCAGCTTGTCGCTCCGCGGCGCCGATGTCGTGCCAGAAGACCCGACTAAGGTGGATGCGAGCCGTACTCGTCAGATGACACTGATGTCGATGACAGAACTCGAAGGCAAGACCGAAATTACGCAAGGAAGCTGGTTTACCGACAAGGTCGATAAGGACGGCGTAATGGAAGCGGTCATGCTTGAAGAAGCGATGTATCGCAATGATGTTCATATTGGAGATGTTTTCGAATACCCGATTTATAGCGGACTGAATTTAACGCTGCGCGTCAAAGTCGTCGGTGCTGTCAAGCCGCTGAATGACACCGATCCTTATTGGTATCAAGGGCTTGAAGGACTGATGAATACGCTCCAGATTCACGAGAATGTGTTTTTGAAGACGCTGCTGGAGCAGCAAAAAATTCCGCTTAACAATGCAAGCTGGTATTATGCCTTCGATTTGTCACAAGTGAAGACGAGTCAGCTTTCACCGCTCGGAAGAACGCTGGATCGCTTAAATATAGAGCTGTATCAGCGTTTGACGGACACGAAGGTGGAAATTTCATTTGCCGATACACTCATTGAATTTAAGCGGCAGAGCTTGCAGCTTCAGACGCTGCTATTTACGCTGGCAGCTCCAATGCTTGCAATGGTGTTTTATTTTATCGCGATGAATGCCCGGCAGTCTCTCGATAAGCAGCGCAGCGACATTGCGGTGCTCCGCAGCCGCGGCGCTGGAACGAGGCAAATCATTTGGATTTATTTGCTGGAGGGCTTGCTCCTTGGGGCGATCGCTTTAGTATGCGGCCCGTTCCTCGGCTGGTTTATGGCGAAAAGCATCGGCTCGGCCAATGGCTTCCTGTCCTTCGTCAATCGGTCGTCCATCCCTGTCGGCTTCTCGACAGAGGCGATGATTGCTGGCGTGGCTGCCGTTGTGCTGGCGCTGCTCTCGACCATTATTCCGGCGATTATTTATGCCAGATCTTCGATTGTAAGCTATAAGAGGGATCTGGCACGCTCGGACCGCAGTCCGTTTTGGCAGCGCTGGTTTATTGATGTTTTGCTGCTTGGCGCAGCCGGATATGGCTGGTATATGTTCAATCAGCGCCAGATGCTGACCTTTCAGACGGGACTGACGACGGACCAGCTTAATGTGCAGCCGTTTCTGTTTTTCGTGCCGGCGTTATCCATTTTTGCAATGGGATTGTTTTTCCTGCGGTTGTTCCCGTGGCTGCTGAAGGTGTTTAACTGGCTGGGCCGCAAGTTTTTGCCCGTTCCGCTTTATTTAACGCTTACCCAGCTATCGCGTTCTTCCAAAGGCTATTATCCTTTAATGATTTTGCTCGTACTGACTCTCGGGCTTGGTGTATATAACGCATCTGCCGCCCGTACGATTGATTTGAACTCGACGGAGCGCACGCTGTATAAATTCGGTACGGACGTCGTCATTAAGACGAATTGGGACGGAACGCCAGAGATCAAATATACCGGTGGAAATAATGGAAACGGCGGCGGCAATGGCGGCAGCGGTGGAAATGGCTCCGGCGGTGGCGGGTCGTCAGGCGGCGGCTCTGGTGGTGCTGGCGGAGGGTCCGGCGGCGGTGGAGGCGGTGCGCAGCAGCCTGTGCCTACGCGCATTTTGTACAGTGAACCGCCGTTTGAGCTGTTCCGCAAAATGGAAGGCGTTGAAGCAGCAGCACGCGTGCTGCAAACGAAAGGGAATATCGTCGTATCGGGGCGCTCCATCGGTCAGGGCACGGTGATGGGCATCGACAATGTCGATTTCTCCAAGGTAGCTTGGTTCCGCAATGACTTGTTCCCCACACATCCGTTTACGTATTTGAACTACCTAGGGATGTATGAGCAAGCGGCGCTTATTCCAACTGGAGTAGCGGAGAAATATCAGCTTAAACCGGGAGATACCATATCGGTTGGCTTTACGGATGGCAAGCTGGATTTTGTGGTCGTAGGCATCCTGCCTTATTGGCCGACGCAATATCCGGATCAATCGCCGTTCGTCATTACGAATCTCGATTACATTTACGATCAGCTTCCGATTATGCCTTATGAGGTGTGGCTCAAAATGAAGGATGGCGCCAAGGTTGCGCCGATTTTGGAGGAGCTGCAAAGGCAGGACATTGATGTGGCTACCATCAAGGATGTACGCAATGAACTGATTATCCAGTCCAAGCTTCCGACTCGAGGTGGCGTATTCGGCATTCTCAGTCTCGGCTTCCTCGTATCGGTCATCGTTACATTGACGGGGTATGTGCTGTATTGGTTCTTTAATCTTTCAGGACGGGTCGTGCAATTTGGCGTACTGCGGGCGATGGGGCTGTCACGCCGGCAGCTTACGGGCATGCTCATGCTGGAGCAGCTGTTTACAGCGGGGCTTTCCATCGGTCTAGGCGTTTTGATCGGCAAGCTGACGAGTCTGCTGTTCCTGCCATTCCTGCAAACGGCGGAAAATGCGACAGAAACGGTGCCGCCGTTCCGCGTCGTCTTCGAAGCGAAGGATACGAATCAGCTGTTTATCGTCGTCGCTTTCATGATGATTACTGGAGCGCTGCTGCTCTTCCTGCATATTCGCAGGCTGCGGGTGCATCAGGCGGTTAAAATGGGAGAGGAGCGCTAA
- a CDS encoding ABC transporter ATP-binding protein, protein MIDCEGLVKIYKTDDLEVVALQGLNLKVNPGELMAIIGNSGSGKSTLLNILGGLDHPSAGQVRVGPWDLLKINPDDLVKYKRETVGFIWQNNARNLLPYLTALENVEMPMMLSGKVDRAYAKQLLEWVGLKERMHNKLHQLSGGEQQRVAIAISLCNRPQLLLADEPTGSVDTATSDLIMNIFRKLNREIGITIVIVTHDLSLAGKVDRVVAIRDGLTSTEFIKRNPNMNTVGGEEEQTGKGLQAVHEAYVVVDRVGRLQVPKEYLTALGITDKATMEFDGERIVISPPKSLGG, encoded by the coding sequence ATGATCGATTGCGAAGGCTTAGTCAAAATTTACAAAACGGATGATCTCGAGGTTGTCGCTTTGCAAGGTCTTAATCTTAAAGTAAACCCGGGCGAGCTAATGGCGATTATCGGGAACAGCGGAAGCGGGAAGTCGACGCTGCTCAATATTTTGGGCGGCCTCGACCACCCGTCTGCTGGTCAAGTCAGAGTAGGGCCATGGGATTTGCTGAAAATCAACCCGGACGATCTCGTGAAATACAAGCGGGAAACAGTCGGTTTTATATGGCAAAATAATGCCCGCAACCTGCTGCCATATTTAACGGCATTGGAAAATGTCGAAATGCCGATGATGCTTTCGGGCAAGGTCGACCGGGCCTATGCCAAGCAGCTGCTGGAATGGGTAGGGCTCAAGGAGCGAATGCACAACAAGCTCCATCAATTATCCGGCGGGGAGCAGCAGCGGGTCGCGATTGCCATTTCCTTGTGCAATCGTCCGCAGCTGCTGCTGGCGGATGAGCCGACGGGATCGGTAGATACCGCCACGTCGGATCTGATTATGAATATTTTTCGCAAGCTGAACCGGGAAATTGGCATTACGATTGTCATTGTTACCCACGATCTGTCACTTGCGGGCAAAGTGGACCGTGTCGTTGCGATTCGCGATGGCTTGACGAGTACCGAGTTCATTAAGCGCAATCCCAATATGAATACGGTTGGGGGTGAGGAAGAGCAAACAGGCAAAGGGCTTCAGGCTGTGCATGAAGCTTATGTCGTCGTAGACCGGGTGGGAAGACTCCAGGTGCCGAAGGAATATTTAACCGCACTAGGCATCACAGATAAAGCGACAATGGAGTTTGATGGTGAGCGAATCGTCATTTCGCCGCCTAAATCATTAGGGGGGTAA
- a CDS encoding extracellular solute-binding protein has translation MEKRLSNRKMIKKWVVVPATLMVATSILAACTGGAQSTAEKHVLRIGVLYGGADNEPYFRSQYTDTYEMMNPEVDFEIVSAIDYSDMRFQTPDENGNIDQPDPYAKMKEMLTGDNPVDVVVLDYSMLRRLVQDNLLKQLDPLISQSKFDLTDYVPTVIDGIKSAGDNNIYALTPTFSSSALFYNKKLFEENGVEPPTDNMTWKDVMDKARLMSKGEGADRKYGMTFSRWNGGDFNSDVQTYSSALQLKMWDDKGEKMLVNTPQWETVWNTIAGLYREDIVPDQDDINKINEESNKASEDGNYVYNPTQGDLFASGKVAMTIADYYYVNELNSTMNNASKIKGFEAFDWDVVTYPTHEEAPGIGGNISFSQLMGINNNAQNPEDAWKFIQFTNSKEWAEMKSRSTYELVARKEFLKPKNGMNYNIDAFTSLKPIPPQSVDTEQLFRDKPGIWEAQNASYELFQKVIKGDITSKEALAEWETKGNSILEKLKKQPAKTDSSNAADGGSTDDASTQVEEEETTATEVPAG, from the coding sequence ATGGAGAAACGGTTGTCTAATAGAAAAATGATTAAAAAGTGGGTTGTGGTCCCTGCGACACTGATGGTGGCGACATCAATTTTGGCAGCTTGTACCGGCGGTGCCCAAAGTACAGCGGAGAAGCATGTCCTTCGTATAGGTGTACTATATGGCGGAGCAGATAATGAACCGTACTTCCGTTCGCAATATACCGATACGTATGAAATGATGAACCCGGAGGTCGATTTTGAAATCGTAAGCGCGATTGACTACTCGGATATGCGCTTCCAGACTCCAGATGAGAATGGCAATATCGACCAGCCAGATCCATATGCGAAAATGAAAGAGATGCTGACAGGCGATAATCCTGTCGATGTTGTTGTATTGGATTACAGCATGCTGCGCCGTCTAGTGCAGGATAACTTGCTGAAGCAGCTTGATCCATTGATCAGCCAAAGCAAATTCGATTTGACGGATTATGTGCCGACTGTCATTGACGGCATTAAATCGGCAGGCGACAACAACATTTATGCGCTGACGCCAACGTTCAGCTCATCGGCTCTTTTTTACAATAAAAAGCTGTTTGAAGAAAATGGCGTAGAGCCGCCTACTGACAATATGACCTGGAAGGACGTTATGGACAAAGCTCGTCTTATGAGCAAGGGAGAGGGCGCTGACCGCAAATATGGCATGACCTTCAGCCGTTGGAACGGCGGCGATTTCAACTCCGATGTCCAAACGTACAGCTCGGCGCTTCAATTGAAAATGTGGGATGATAAAGGCGAGAAAATGCTGGTCAACACGCCGCAATGGGAAACTGTATGGAATACGATCGCAGGATTGTACAGAGAAGACATTGTGCCGGACCAAGACGATATTAACAAAATCAATGAAGAGTCGAACAAGGCTTCCGAGGACGGCAACTACGTGTACAACCCGACGCAAGGCGATTTGTTTGCGAGTGGCAAAGTAGCGATGACGATTGCTGATTACTATTATGTGAACGAGCTGAACTCTACGATGAACAATGCCTCCAAAATTAAAGGCTTCGAGGCGTTTGATTGGGATGTCGTCACTTATCCGACCCATGAGGAAGCACCAGGCATTGGCGGCAATATTTCCTTCAGCCAGCTGATGGGGATTAATAACAATGCTCAGAACCCCGAGGATGCTTGGAAATTCATTCAATTTACAAACAGCAAGGAATGGGCGGAAATGAAATCCCGCAGCACGTATGAGCTTGTAGCGCGCAAGGAGTTCCTAAAGCCTAAAAACGGCATGAATTACAACATTGACGCGTTTACTTCCCTTAAACCGATTCCGCCGCAAAGCGTGGATACCGAGCAGTTGTTCCGCGACAAGCCGGGCATTTGGGAAGCGCAAAATGCTTCTTATGAATTGTTCCAGAAGGTCATTAAAGGCGATATCACTTCGAAGGAAGCGCTCGCTGAGTGGGAAACGAAGGGTAATTCTATACTGGAGAAGCTTAAGAAACAGCCGGCCAAGACAGATTCCTCCAATGCGGCTGACGGTGGCAGCACGGATGATGCCAGCACGCAAGTAGAGGAAGAAGAAACAACAGCAACAGAAGTGCCAGCAGGCTAA
- a CDS encoding NERD domain-containing protein, which produces MIYLLAGLMLMLVILSKSPIFKGFIGEVSVRSKLKKLNPKEYIILNDIMLKKADGRTSQVDHIVISKYGVFVIETKNYTGWIVGNEKAEYWTQVIYKRKEKLYNPIRQNYGHIKAIEAALDDTTIPIISIIAFSTRADLKLEPMSAEVIYTTKLVPTITKYNVPVLTGSQVKRIHDILSTSTVNDRQERKQHVKVIKENLNVNRAKTTSGICPRCGNQLMKRNGKNGAFIGCNSYPRCRFTSNA; this is translated from the coding sequence ATGATATATTTACTTGCTGGACTAATGTTAATGCTAGTCATACTTTCAAAATCACCCATTTTTAAAGGCTTTATTGGCGAAGTTTCTGTTCGTTCAAAGCTAAAAAAGCTTAATCCGAAAGAGTATATCATTCTAAATGATATCATGCTTAAGAAGGCGGATGGAAGAACATCGCAAGTTGACCATATAGTGATATCGAAATACGGTGTGTTCGTCATTGAGACTAAAAATTATACAGGTTGGATCGTAGGCAATGAGAAAGCGGAATATTGGACACAGGTGATCTATAAGCGTAAAGAGAAGCTATACAATCCAATACGTCAAAATTATGGACATATTAAAGCGATAGAAGCTGCGCTGGATGACACTACGATTCCAATTATCTCTATTATTGCCTTCAGTACACGGGCAGATTTAAAGCTGGAGCCGATGAGTGCGGAGGTAATCTACACCACCAAACTGGTGCCTACCATAACGAAATATAATGTTCCCGTGCTGACGGGCAGCCAGGTAAAGCGTATACACGATATATTATCAACAAGCACGGTTAACGACAGACAAGAGAGAAAGCAGCATGTGAAGGTTATTAAAGAGAATCTGAACGTAAACAGAGCAAAAACAACTAGTGGCATTTGTCCAAGGTGCGGGAATCAATTGATGAAGCGTAATGGGAAAAATGGTGCTTTTATTGGCTGCAATAGCTATCCAAGATGTAGATTTACCAGCAATGCATAA